The following is a genomic window from Cherax quadricarinatus isolate ZL_2023a chromosome 19, ASM3850222v1, whole genome shotgun sequence.
tatctatacctggcttctccaatgagcatgttgttggagttattatatgagtcaagagccttcagtgatgacatggaatcagtaatgatgatagagtcaagctcagtgtcataagttagcttcagcgccattaggattgcaaacaattcagtttgcagtgtagacgcccagttgttaattcttatgcctagttcaacaagtttattatcgttcttaactagggaggtggcaacaagagcagatgcaaccctgccagaagactcctgtttaaatccatcagtgtatataacttgtgataacttattactgccAGCTAggagagaaatttcttcttgagcagttccTTTAACAAAAGATTtaaagaagggattactagcaatgagcttcttgggagggacttgcaggtatgtgatattaaatgaacacatcttccatggaggggtgaaatgctcttgttgcctacagtgatacagttcatgcaggttataaaacttaatgcaattgcacgttttcgcaatccatttagatctgtgtgtatttacttctagacacttagtaagattcattgtgacagtgtctggttcatttcttaacattcttatACCGAGTACaatgttaatctcaacaatcctatcactgatactagaaataccaagctccttcctttgtagatttgggacagccaagaattctgagagcttcattttgcattaactccaagggtcggagagaactttctctagctaatatcaacatgggagcagcataatcaattaagtacctcacgattctcacattagcaccatagttggagCTGTAGCCaacaacagctttgagagcatttaacctatctttgcatttcttatttagttatggtatagtggatttgttaaagggtacatcttcaccaagatatctgtaagttttaacgtagctaatgttttcatcctgcaaacagatgggtggaagatgtcgtttgcttgttaatatctttgttttagaggaagatattatggggcctagtcgattacaaattgcttgaacttcattaagaatggtactcatcttcttatgccctgttatATGGATCAGCAtggcttatagctatatgtttagctGAGGCAgatagagcatttaggagagcattaatcagaatattaaatagcatgggattgagaactcctccctgcggtgtacttaggacatttctttagactcacttctaaagccttgatagaggacagaggatactctatttgacaggtatcctattatccagaaGAGTAAGCtatcaccaatattcattttggctagttcatgtagtataacgttTCTGTTCGCGATATCatatgcagattttagatcaagaaaagtggtaaaactagtagaggtgtgtgcagtgagaaaggtggaaatacagttctgcatacttttacctttcatgaactcATAAAGGTaggggggaaagttggtgtctgattctgtggtacagtctgttaagtatcattctttcaaaagttttacaaagacaactagttaaggagatcggtctaaatgcATCAGGCTGATGGGgtttagggataggcacaatgagactattggtccaggaagtaggaagaactccctcaatgtaactggtattatacagtaccaacaaagggttatcaggcacgtgccttagagttctgagaacatcataggttataccatcctctccaggagcagttgatcgatcTTTAGTTAATGcgttatctaattcatactcggagaagaggcaatcactctcatcagtaTTTTGGCTTATAAAATTATTCAGTTTCGacatttcttcagaagcactCTGATTTTTATTCTAATATGAAATGAAAGGTTTTCATggctggatgttttggaccagtcatttgaGGTCATTTGCTtctcaagaggaaagggatgagcaacataaccaggaaaaagactggcaattttatttatacctttccaagccaaacttaaagcggttgacctatttaatccactaacaaattgttcccattcctgttgcctaagttcttgctttctattccttgcattttttagtgcattattataattattataatcacggggagcgctaaacccgtaggattatacagcgcatgtgggggatggaaggtattcatgctcaattcagggaaccggagcatagatccaattccctagatcaagagcccctcaccagcatcaaggaacctcccttgaggggatttgttagtgcagcttttaaggcatagaatttgcatagattGGATTTTTGTTTACCAGGATTTTTGTGGCTGCGTTCCCTACTGGTGCATTTTTCCTGTTTCCCCACTACCTACAGCCCCTGTacggacatcagtgcttccaccagttttTACTGGCAATGTATCAACACTATTTCCCGAGGCATCATCCCCTTTTGTTCAATCTCCAGCAGTATTGCTACTTTACTTTGTGCCTCTGGAAATTGCATAACGTTGTCTttacctgtttcatcaccagaaCCACTATCTCCATTTggcgcactgtcctccaggacaacaccaacaccctcTGGCGCATTGTCCTGGACGTATTATGTTTAAATACGTTTGGTTTCATAAAGACAAACTCAGTTTTGTTTGATAGTTGTATTACTCACCCTGTAGCCATCGTTTGGGAGGtagtcacctggagtttacctggagagagttccggggatcaacgcccccgcggcccggtctgtgaccaggcctcctggtggatcagagcctgatcaaccaggctgttgctgctggctgcacgcaaaccaacgtacgagccacagcccggctgatccggaactgactttaggtgcttgtccagtgccagcttgaagactgccaggggtctgttggtaatcccccttatgtgtgctgggaggcagtttaacagtctcgggcccctgaaacttattgtatggtctcttaacgtgctagtgacacccctgcttttcattggggggatggtgcatcatctgccaagtcttttgctttcgtagtgagtgattttcgtgtgcaagttcggtactagtccctctaggattttccaggtgtatataatcatgtatctctccctcctgcgttccagggaatacaggtttaggaacctcaagcgctcccaataattgaggtgttttatctccgttatgcgcgccgtgaaagttctctgtacattttctaggtcggcaatttcacctgccttgaaaggtgctgttagtgtgcagcaatattccagcctagatagaacaagtgacctgaagagtgtcatcatgggcttggcctccctagttttgaaggttctcattatccatcctgtcatttttctagcagatgcgattgatacaatgttatggtccttgaaggtgagatcctccgacatgatcactcccaggtctttgacgttggtgtttcgctctattttgtggccagaatttgttttgtactctgatgaagatttaatttcctcatgtttaccatatctgagtaattgaaatttctcatcgttgaacttcatattgttttctgcagcccactgaaagatttggttgatgtccgcctggaggtttgcagtgtctgcaatggaagacactgtcatgcagattcgggtgtcatctgcaaaggaagacacggtgctgtggctgacatccttgtctatgtcggatatgaggatgaggaacaagatgggagcgagtactgtgccttgtggaacagagcttttcaccgtagctgcctcggactttactctgttgacgactactctctgtgttctgttagtgaggaaattatagatccatcgaccgacttttcctgttattcctttagcacgcattttgtgcgctattacgccatggtcacacttgtcgaaggcttttacaaagtctgtatatattacatctgcattctttttgtcttctagtgcatttaggaccttgtcgtagtgatccaatagttgagacagacaggagcgacctgttctaaacccatgttgccctgggttgtgtaactgatgggtttctagatgggtggtgatcttgcttcttaggaccctttcaaagatttttatgatatgggatgttagtgctattggtctgtagttctttgctgttgctttactgccccctttgtggagtggggctatgtctgttgtttttagtaactgtgggacgacccccgtgtccatgctccctctccataggatggaaaaggctcgtgataggggcttcttgcagttcttgatgaacacagagttccatgagtctggcgctggggcagagtgcatgggcatgtcatttatcgcctgttcaaagtcatttggcgtcaggataacatcggataggcttgtgttaatcaaattttgtggctctctcataaaaaaataattttgatcttcgactctcagtctggttagcggcttgctaaaaactgagtcatattgggacttgagtagctcactcatttccttgctgtcatctgtgtaggacccatcttgtttaagtaggggcccaatactggacgttgttctcgattttgatttggcataggagaagaaatactttgggtttctttcgatttcatttatggcttttagttcttcccgcgattcctgactcctaaaggattcttttagcttaagttcgatgcttgctatttctctgaccagtgtctccctacgcatttcagatatattgacctcttttagccgctctgttattcttcttcgtcgcctgtaaagggagcgcctgtctctttctgttttacatctactcctcctttttcttagaggaataagccttgtgcatacatcgagtgccaccgagttaatctgttctaggcataagttggggtctgtgttgcttagtatatcttcccagcttatatcggttaggacttggtttacttggtcccactttatgtttttgttaatgaagttgaatttggtgaatgctccctcgtgactaatctcattatgtcggtctggggctccgtgcatacatgactgaacctcaattatgttgtgatctgagtatattgtttttgatacggtgacatttcttatcagatcatcattgttagtgtagATGAGGTcttgtgtattctccagtctagtaggctctattatttgctggtttaaattgaattttgtgcagagatttaaaagctcgtgtgagtgtgagttttcatcagagctgcctcctggtgttattactgcaacaatattatttgctatattcctccattttaggtgccttaagttgaaatcccccaggagcaagatgttgggtgcaggagctggaaggtttttccagacagtggtcaatttttaacagctgttcctggaattgctgggatgttgcatccggaggcttgtagactaccacaatgactaggttttggttctcgacctttactgctaaaacttccactacatcatttgaggcatttagcagttctgtgcaaacaagtgactctgcaatgtacaggccaacccccccccccttttgcctgttcactctgtcacatctgtataggttgtaacctgggatccatatttcgttgtccaagtgatcctttatgtgggtctcagtgaaagccgcgaacattgcctttgcctctgcaagcagtccacggatgaaaggtattttgttgtttgttgctggctttagaccctgtaaatttgcaaagaagaatgttatcggactggtggtattgttggtactggggggggggatttttttccggcattagtatctgtatctgttggtttggagtggaggccatcgactgtggttccactccaggaatgactggatttggtgtacgatttctgccatttcctgccagttttttttccttcctggcactaaaaaacctctccctcttgagtggctgtggctacccaggttttcccatggcctggatgttttgtatctttttgtcccctttagatggtatgcctggcaatttaagttatagcacagtctttcctgtactgaagaggtacacagttcagggtgaaaaagcttacaggaagggagtttgcattttcctgttgtcatatgggcatggcattttctagggtggtcatagttgcacgtcccatctgtttttcaagatttcccatgccagcagataccgagtgcatagtatgtgcacaggcttggtttccatttgccttgggtttctgtgactgtattccctgttggtgcatgtttccctgtcttacttctatcctccctagcaccaacaatggagctcccaccagttgtttttggtaatatatcctcactattgctagtggagtcctcttgtttgctatttcctgcggtatttctagtttgcaatattggttttatcttatctttgactacacttgtttccctactatggctcctgtcccctatgaggtcatttatatgtatttcttcctgcgtataattcccgactacctggacaaaatctccagcttcaccattactgtctcccaggacagcatctccagcttccccattactgtctcccaggacagcatctccagcttcaccattactgtctcccaggacagcacctccagcttcaccattactgtctcccaggacagcacctccagcttcaccattactgtctcccaggacagcactatcagccccccatttactgactaccaggacatcatctccagccttacagtttctgactacatggccagtatcaagggcagtaccattcagcccagactttttatgttcccatctgttgtagaaagcttccaggttttctatgaaagcagctttgatgttgacctcttttaatacccttgtgattttagtccacagatttatctcatttgggcatacccaaaaacacttccctgttttaatactgcttgtagctagttcttggatatctgcacaaggggcgtgacaccaatttccacaaaaatgacaatttatgcatgtggaagcccgtttgtttgactgaccacagactacacacagcttcataatgatttgaatggttgatttactgcagttctactagcaacctcttgaatattctattaataacctgctaggtagtgcacaacgaaaccgtttgaaaccagtcccgggttcggaccagtcaagggtttggaccagtcaagggttcggaccagtcaagggttcggaccagtcaagggttcggaccagtctatctgatctgatcagtgggtcacttatttagaccatactggtcggtgatttgagctaacacatgaaggatctactggaaattatctacccgagtaatatgtgatttgattgatacaaaagtataacttgcgtgttgaagagccggtgactgctggcactcctacaatgacgaacggtcgacctccacccttgtttatcaatcgctgtatctagcttttctattttttttttcgtctccaccacaataaatgctatattatcactatagttgactggtgcaaattttggaggaaggacgctttttctgtagtaataatttcttctcgttgtgtatattgcgaccgctggtaactacaggttatatgaaattcacagtatacgtctggtatttcaagaaaaaagaaactaatgaaagtcactccactccactaagtaccattataatactggttagttgctactacaacactgtattctgctattcactggtatcactaaattatatgcgagtacactagcaggccaggaagattattaaaaacagctgacctgtggtaagtttctggcgacttctggcacctgcctctataggcttatcacttcatttacaaattcacctgttttcaaatgacactttagcctttatcatcaatatactagggagccactgtagtatacactatacactatgtatactcaatgttttcagggagactttctttcctctgacacaaagttcaattattattatttttttcacacgggacacaggccaatgattcccctctggcagtaaactctgctaggtagtgcacactaattctccttttttgactcagtatataatgttttctgcccaagattggttccaggcgctagagggatgtatcgtataggattgatgacacaaattaaagttccaGCACGTAAGagagaccgtgaaaacaccagaaaacccggagcacgaGGCACGCTTACACTGTCACGCTTCCTGAATCTGTAATTCAGACACATAATTGATCCAGGCACTGAACCCTAACATTCCGTTTCTAATTAATAAGTTACAGTAGCAATGAACTTATATGAACTTACAAGAGAAACAGTGAATTCAGATGCGAAAGTAACGAGCTGGTTGGTTATGAACGTTACATAGAAGCAGAGTTAATATGCTAACGAGAAACAGTCCAGTGGACTCAGCAACACATTTTAATTCCCACACATTCATTTCAGTAGTTCTTGTTAGGCGAATGTAACATGAATTAGTGTTTTAATACCAGAATAATGTGATGTCAGGTTAGAGATCTATTACTCACGTCAGTCATTAAGTTTTATTATTAAATCAACACAAACCCATCTATGTTATAATGTTAAGATAGTTTTTAACACACAGTAGTTCTCACATCTTGATGTATAATTTTTAGCAGGAGTGTTAGCATCGTGATTCAGTTGAAGGTTTACTGAGACCTACATAGACAGCGTCTGTGGAACTCAAAAGTGCCCAttgaacaatggtagtactgACGACCGTACGACTCAATGCCGTTTGCCATTGTGACATCAATGAGGAAAGCAGATGTTCCCATCTCATGTGGGTGACCTTCTCCCCACATGTCGCTCTGTAGGGATACCGGCTTCCCGTCCAGCGACTGCCATTCCCCGTCCACCTTACTAACACCTATCCACATGTAGGGATAGTCTTCATATGAAGCACCTGTGATGATGGATAACAATTTTATATTGGTGAAATATTAAAATACTATTATAAGTTTATGTCGAACAGTTAATTAATACTTACTATATACACAGACTtcgcgaaagccttcgacaagtgcgatcttGGTTTAATAACACGCAAAACAgaaaaagtgggtagatggatctataatttcccaacaaacagaacacaaagagtaatagtaaacagagtaaagttggAGGTGGCtagagtgaaaagctctgttacacaaggtacagtactcccaTCCCTTTTCTCATCCTCATgtctgacagagatgtaagccacagcaccgtgaccTCCTTTGCTCATGATACCCGAATCTGCACGAGTGTTattcatcgaagacactgcgaatctccaagcggacattaatCAAATCTTTAAATAGGCCGCAGAAAAgaatatgaagttcaataaagacaatttttaattactccgctatggaaaactcgaggaaataaaaattgGATCAGAGTATACAACACATTCcaaccacaaaatagagcgaaaaactaatgtgaaggacctggaactgataatgtcagaggatctcactttcaaaaatcacaacaatgtatctaccacatctgctaggaaaatgatagaatggataatgagaaccttcaaaactagagatgccaagtccatgatggTTCTCattaaatcgcttgttctctttaGACTGGAAAATTGCTGTaaactaacggcccctttcaaaacAGGCGAAATTGCATACCTTGAgattatacagagaactttcatggcatgtataagtacgatatagcacctaaattattgggaacagctgaagtcccttgatttgtactccctggaatgcaggcgagaaagatacatgataatatacacttggaaaatcctagagggactaatcccaaacctgcacacgggaatcacgagtacgctaagagacaagacaataagtgccaggggcccaagactgtttaactgcctctgTGGGAATTTAAGACACTGTGTCTGGGGTCATGGCTGAGTTGGGTTAGTGGTCCCTTGTTTTAGTAATGAATCCAGCCTGAAGCCTGCCGCTCTACTTCAGGAGGTGCTTCAGTGGGGTATTGACCTTATTCCTCACAGTAGGCAGTGTATATAGGCAGCTGATGGTGATAATCTCTGGTTGTGGGTGGCCAATCCCCACACGAGTATATAGAAtacagatgaatattcaaggtctCGAATACTTACGCAGAGGTAGAAACCGGGAATCACCTGAGAAATACCTGTATTTTGACTCCCAAGTACAAGGAGCACAGAAAGTcttcataatataataataataataataataataataataataataataataataatgtttatttccacaagtatatgtacaaagtacacatgcttagctgacatcaatgacatactactatacagaaagccgctagttatgcagagcatttttggtaaattaggtcaattttgtccccaggatacaacccacaccagccaactaacacctaggtacctattttattgaaTTTCATAATTAGACTGTTACCATATAGAAAACCCCATATATTTGTAAAATACTCTTTCCATCAAAAGAATGATATTCTCATTATTCAATTGAAATTATCAGGAATGTAAGTGATTTATCTTTAAGAACAAGAGTACTGTCATTGTGTCCTAATATTAAAGACACAAGAACtgaaataatgaataaaatatgacATAAGACACAACACTTCAGTAAGAGGGTTCACTAATAATTATCCTAATAATTAGCTATAATACATGTACAGGTCAATATATGTAAAAATATTCAAGGTTGAGTTACCTTGTGTGATCCAAGCAGTTTCAGTTATTTTCTCTGATACAAGCAATTTAAGTTACCTTCTGTGAGCCAAGCAAGTGAGAAAGCTGCCAGCTGTTCAGCGTTGTCGAAGGTTGCCAGGTCACTATCTGCATTAAGTTCCTGACAGAGGCTGCGACATTGACTCCAGGTTATGTTCTGCCCTGGCTCGTCTATGACAGCGTAGCATCCACTTCCGGCCTCGAAGAATTCATCTGGGCACTGGCTAGCTGAGAGGTCAACTTTAATTACACCTATGCATCATTTAATATTAGGAATATTTCAATAtgtgtataatgtttgtcaggaaacaggacaagagtttcctgacgggggtcttagtcatatgatgacccgcagctggatgTTTTGGCTATTAGACCGAGCCCTTCccttggcttaccggtccaccccttcaaaaattatggttataattataatctaTTCTCTTCTTAAGAATAATAATACTAGGAATatttcagtacacacacacatacacacacatatacataatatttcaacaagtcggccgtcccccaccgaggcagggcgacccaaaaaagaaacactttcaccatcattcacacataatcactgtcttcgcAGAAAGACTCAGATactagtttagatgtcactccaaacagccaatatctcaagctcctcctttaaagtgcaagcactatacgtcccacttccaggactcaagtcctggaggtaggacaAAACATTACCcagctccaacagctcgtcaggtctcaaaaCCCATGTCTCCATTCAGTAACACGCATACACATGTCTGCTGCATGTTCAagacgcacacaaaacctcttttaccccctccctccatcctttcctaggacgacccctacccctcctcccctctacagatttatacaccctccaagtcatcctattttgctccatcctctctaaattaccaaaccacttcaacaacccttcatcaccatctgaataatacttttagtaaccccacaccttctcctaattcccacactacgaattctctgcataatatttacaccacacactgcccttagacacgacatctccactgtctccagccttctcctttccCCAGCATTTAcatcccaagcttcacacccatataagagtgttggtaccactatactctcgtacagtCCTTTCtatgcctccatggataacgtttttttttacCTGCAAGGATACCTcattgcaccactcacctttcttcccttcatcaattctatgggtaACCtagtccttcataaacccatccactgacaagtctactcccaaatatctgaacacattcacttccatactccctccttccaatgtgatatccattttttctttacctATAtcgtttgttatcctcatcactctGTTCTTATCTAtgatcactttcaactttcttcctttacacaccttcccaaactcgtccactaacctctgcaacttttttttaaaatctcccagaagcacaatatcattagcaaaaagtagctgtgattgcagggatcgagtcatagctcctggacccgcctcttcactgatcgctactgtgtgtgtgtgtgtgcaataagatcacagtaaataggtgatatcaatatgcagaacaaccactgtgaaaatatagtgaaattccaagctcttacATTATCAGGGATTATTAtaacaaaaaagaagcgctaaactcactagggtcatacagtgcacacacacattatcggggaactgttccttaataatgtgagaaatcacgaaagcacttggaatttcattattttttcac
Proteins encoded in this region:
- the LOC128688292 gene encoding uncharacterized protein, translated to MSLLAQVILASAVALAASQCPDEFFEAGSGCYAVIDEPGQNITWSQCRSLCQELNADSDLATFDNAEQLAAFSLAWLTEGASYEDYPYMWIGVSKVDGEWQSLDGKPVSLQSDMWGEGHPHEMGTSAFLIDVTMANGIESYGRQYYHCSMGTFEFHRRCLCRSQ